Within the Mustela lutreola isolate mMusLut2 chromosome 2, mMusLut2.pri, whole genome shotgun sequence genome, the region aaatattttaaaaaacaaaaagctttcaggggcacctgggtggctcagtcaactgaagcatctgccttcagttcaggtactggggtcctgggatagagtctgagttaggctcgctgctcagtggagagcctacttctccctccctttcccctaaaccctgctcatgtgctctctcactctcttaaataaaatcttaaaaaaaaaaaaaaagctatcaaagTATCAATGAAATTATTAAACATTTCCTAGAACTATAGAATGTTAGCATTAAAagggtacctttttcttttctttaaagattttatttgtttatttgacagacagagatcacaagtagacagagaggcaggcagagagaaaaagagggaagcaggctccctgttgagcagagagcccgatgcgggactcgatcccaaggaccccgagagcgttggtggtatagtggtgagcatagctgccttccaaggaccccgagatcatgacctgagccgaaggcagcggcttaacccaatgagccccccaggcacccaatggtacctttttcaataaataaataaataggtacatTTTTCTTAACCCTATTGCATGAAATCCTGCAACTGCTGGGAAATCAATAGGTACTGCAATGGAATGAATGTTTATGTCCCCCCACAAATTCTCATGTTGAAACACTTATCCCAATGTGATAGCATTTGGAACTGGGGCCTTTTGGAAGTAATCCAATTCATGAGGGTAGAGACCTCATAAATCAGATTAGTGCCCTTCTAAGAAGAGCTCCAGAGAGCTAGCTAGCTCTCTTTCTGCGATGTAAGGATATAATAAAAAGTTGGCAGTCTGCAACCTGGAAGAAGAGGATATAGAAGAGAAAGCAGGGTAGCTGTGTgcgttatttaaaaacaaaacaaaaacaaaaccataaagatacagaatatattcaaagttctttaaaaagtaaggtattattaatatatttacaatttcTCAAACTAAGAGAACAAGTGGGATGAAACACATTTACTTTGTTTCCAATAATggtaaaatcctaaaaactaaAGTCAGAACAGAATTCAAGATTAAGCAAAAACATCgacagaattatatatatatatattttttttttaaagattatttacttatttgacagagagagacagtgagcataagcagagggagcagcaggcagagggagagggagaagcaggctcttccctgagcagggggcccaatgcagggacccagaaccctggaatcatggcttgagctgaaggcagacgcttaacgactgaaacacccaggtgtcGCAgattaattatgtatttttaaatggctgactTAGAAGCTTCTAAAGATGAATCAAAGAAATTGAtttgttcatttgaaaaatgcttcctgagcaaaaataaaaactacctcCCAAACCTTATGTAGAGTACTGATGATACAACAGGGAGGAAAAATCAGCCTTGTCCCTAACCTCATTAATCACATAATCAGTCAAATACATGGAATTCTGTAAGTATGCTTAGTGCTATAAAGTAAAGATTTATGGAGCTAATCCAGTGAATAACAGGGAGTTTTGATCTAAAAATGAAAGGTTGGGGAAAGTGTCATGGAGTACAGGATTTGTGTGctgagttctggaggatggaTAGTAGTTAACAAGCAAAGAGAACAGCAACAAGTGCAAAAAATCCATGGCAAAAGAGAtgatagagggcgcctgggtggctcagtgggttaagccgctgcctttggctcagctcatgatctcagggtcctgggatggagtcccatatcggctctctgctcagcagggagcctgcttccctctctctctctctctctctctgcctgcctctccatctgcttgtggtatctctctgtcaaataaataaataaaatcttaaaaaaaaaaaaaaaaaagagatgatagAGCATCAGAAGCAACTAAAGGCCTTTATGGAAGTAACTGAGCTGGAGAAGAAAACAGGGCTCAGACCAAGCACGATCTCTTGTGGCCTAAGTTAGGCAACGTTGGTCTGTGGCCTAAGGTGGGAAACTTCTAAAGGGTTTtaggtaaacatttttttaaaagattttatttatttattcaacagagagagagagagaaagagatcacaagtaggcagagaggcaggcagagagagagagggggaagcaggctccccgctgtgcagagagcccaatgcggggctcgagccccagaccctgagatcataacccaagccaaaggcagaggcttaacccaatgagccacccaggcgcccctaggtgaATTTCAAGAACCagttttgcattttgaaaaggtCAATCTGGTCCAGCATAGagaataaaactggaagaaagaCTGGATAAGACTATTCAAGACAGTTCTGCAGTGGTCCCATAGGAGAGTATGGATATTGGACTGGTGGGGTACAGTGGAAATGGTGAGTGTGTGTTCAATACTTAAGAGATAAGACTGGCAGAACCTGGTGATGAGTTAACTATTTTGTCAGCTAAAATTCTTGCTAGCAGCAACAGTTAAGCACTGAATAGAAGAAACACTTATACTAAGGTTCATGGTTGTAATTCTATCTGCTTCTTTTTCTGCCAGCTGTTCACAAATCTTCCACTCTTCCTTTTAGTGAGAAAGCAGCACAGTTGGTAAACAGGGCCACTCTTGGCTCCATTTTCCTTCTCAAGGTACAGTTCTCAtaatactgattttctttttttttttttctttaaagatttatttatttgacagagacagagagggcgagagagagcactggggagaagagagggagaaccaagctccccatggagcaggaagcctgatgattcagggcttgatcccaggaccctgggaccatgacctgatccaaagatagagacgtaaccaactgagccacccaggagccccatcattACACTGATTTTCTACCTGAGAATTAACTAGTTCAATTTTCAGATATTGAAAGTAATATAACTTATAGTCCCAAAGTAAGTAATTCAAAGTCAGGAAGTTATTAAGGAAAAGAACCACTgatgaataagacaaaaaaaaactatgccctcatggagcttccaCTCTAGTGGAGGGACCAAGATAAATAAACACACAACTAAACGATGAGTTGCTTGTTAGATATCTACAAGTACACAAGTCCATACCATGTTTCCTCACATGCAAGCACTAGACTGAAAGGTCAAACTGTTACAGGTCATTTGGCCTTGAATAGAGTGAAGCCTAGCGAAGTGTTCTGCGTGTATCAAGATCTAAACTTGTAACACTACACAGCTTACAAGACAAGGCTCTATATGATCTGGTCCCTTCACAGCTCTGTGTGCTAGGCatgagggatttaaaaaaatgaatccataACTGCATTCAAGGCAATAATTTCAAAGGAGCTCAGTCTATTGCTATGCCTTGAATGAAACACTGAGATTTTAAAACTATGAACTATAATTCTCTAGCATCAAAATTCTCAACTGCTTCTCAGttttttggctaagatcaagggTAGCATCAAAATTCTTTTACTAAACAGGCAAAACAGTGCTATTTCTCATCACGGAATAATTTGTTGTAACCAGGTACAACTCATCAGCATTTAGAAGAGGCCATTCTTttctttaaccaactgagccacccaggcgccccaggccatTCTTTTCTTAATACTATAATAACAGCTTTAACACTTATCTCAGGgtttaataaaaagttaatttaccAAACTAGAGAGTTTAGTTTCCAGATTACACTTTAATACTAGGCTACATACAACTGTGGGCCCAATGAGGTCCCTCCCACAAGCTGCTATTGTGGTTTAACACACTAAGGGCTTTCTTACAGAATTTACATATAGGCctaggaaaataaaacagcataTGGTCAGTGAAGTCCCATTGAAGTTGCAGTGTAATGAGAAAATGTGCCACAAGATGATGCAATCAAACCATGTTCTGTTTTATGTTCTGCTGACCCTGAGAACATAATGCCTGAAGTGGCTggtaaaacagaaaaaacaagctTTATCGATCTCATCTCAGCCTCTTGTGTTCTCATGAACTTGGAACTAGTGACTTGGTCCtccatatttgttcatttttctgttatcAGCAACCACAATGTTATAGTTGGGGTGAAATTCAAAGTTTTTGTACATTATgcagttgacccctgaacaacaGAGGGGTTAGGAATGCTGGATCTGGTGTAACTCAAAATGCGTCAATAACCTGACTCCCCCAAAtatttaactactaatagcctagaGCTGACCAGAAGCCTTTCTGCTGATATAaatgattaacacatattttgtatatttcatatCTTCATACCAAACTAAGACAGGTGGAAAACTCCAAAGGATCTACTACAGACCGTTTACCACCCAATCATTCAAATGTTGAAACTTAATCTCTGAGGTGGTAGTATCTGGAGATAGGCCTCTGGGAGGTGATTAGAGTCCCACAGCAGAGCCCCCAGGAATAGGATTAGCACCCACATAAAAGAGATTCCCGGAAGCTCCACCGCCCCTCCTAGCCCTATGAGGACACAGCAGACAATGGCTCTCTTTGAATCAGTAAACAGATTCTCACCAAACAATCAAATCTTCCAGTACCTTGAAGTAGACTTTCCCAGACTAATAGAAGTATGggaaataaatgttgtttaagccacccactctatggtatttttgttactgGAGCCTGAATGGACTGAGACAGAGTAGCAGTGAGAAACAAAAACTACTTAACCCACCCTCTTTCATACAGATTGTTAACTCAAAATCTTAAAAGGCAACACTGGACAGAAAAGTCCGTGTAAGAAAGTGTCACTCTTGAGTGTCACTCAAGAAGCATTCAGTCTCATGTGGTTTTCAGTTCCTGGTTTTAGTATGCTTCTGGAGAAGCAAAATCTTGAGTGAAATTGATCAACTTCTTTTCAACATGCACATGTTCACATtctaaataaatagttttaaaacaaaaatccaaaaagtTGTATgttctgattccatttatataacattcttggaATGACAAAATCACTGAGGATAGATCAGTGGCTGCCCATGGTCAGAGTGGAAAGAAGAGTATGACTATAAAAGGGtagcatctttttcttctttttttagagagagcgcaCATACAGTGAGGGGTAAGGAGTAGGGGTTGCACAGAAAGACAATCTtatgtaggctccacacccagggcagagcctgacatgggatttgacctcaccaccctgagatcatcatctaagccaaaatcaagagttggatgctcaaatgGATGAGACATCCAGGATCCCCAGGGTAGCATCTTCTTTGCAATGATGGAGCAGTTCTATATTATGACAGTAGTGGTTACATGAATCTACATATGTGATAAAATTTCTTAGtaccatatatacacacaaactggTGAAATCCAAATAAGGATTATAGTTTAGTAAATACTCCTGTACAAGCACCAATTTCCTAGTTTTAATAATGTACTATGGTTATATATTATCACTGGAGAAAGCTAGGTGAAAGGTACACTAAGAACTCCCTTTATTGTTTTTGTGACTTTTTATAAGTCTTAAATTATACCAAAATATAAGGCTTTGTAAAAGACCACCATTTTTTATAATGCTTTTTCAAAATATGGCAAGAAATTAAGCCAATCAAAAGTCTGGaaaaaagtttttcttcctttttttttttttttttttaagattttgtttgttcgagagacacacagagggagagtgaaagggaaaaggagaccgcccgatgagcagggagcccaaggtgaggCTTCATcacaggaccttgaaatcatgacctgagcggaaggcagatgcttaaccgaatgagccatccAGATACCCTTGGAAAAAAGTTATTCAACATTTCTCAAGAATGGATTTGCTTGGGAATACCAAATAAAAgtgtttcaataaaataaaaattgggggcacctgggtggctcagtgggttaaagcctctgcctttggtcatgatctcagggtcctaggatggagtccagtgtcgggctctctgctcagtggggagcctgcttcccccacctctctctgcctacttgtgatctgtcaaataaataaataaactcttaaaaaaaaaaaaaaagaaaataataaataaaattaaaaattgaatagaTCAAGATTTTTGTACTAAGATAAAGTCCATGAGACAAAAGTACAAACCAGAGCTACTTTAAAAAACTGGTGATACTAGTGGTTATATCTTATAACAGATATGTCTATTTTAGGGGGATTAATTATCAATTGAATTCATCATAAAAATCATATTGGGTCACTACAGTCTTGTTCATACATacaatcactattttttttcttttttttttttttaaaagattttatttatttgacagtcagagatcacaagtaggcagagagtcaggcagagagagaggagggaagcaggctccctgccaagcagagagcccgatgcggggctcgatcccaggaccccgagatcatgacctgagccaaaggcagaggctttaacacactgaaccacccagacacccctacaaTCACtattaaagcaaatattttatttaacacctCCCTACACAGAAGCATAACTAAAAtgcttaaataaaataacaaagtgcTGTAAGACATTTTAGAACCACTTTACTGGATTTAATCAGTTTTAGTAACTTATACAAGAATAAAAGGATATGCACAGTGTATTagaagacacaaaatcatattcaTAACAGAACATAAATTGTATTACaagttaacaaaagcaaaaatataaatatgaatataaagttcttttcagtaatgaaaacaatttttctaCATTACTTTTAATgaggaattcattttatttattcttattttttattttttaaagatttttatttatttatttgacagagagagatcacaagtaggcagagagcgaggagaagcaggctccccactgagcagagagcctgacgctggactcgatcccaggaccctgagatcatgccctgagccgaagaaagaggcttaacccactgagccacccaggcaccccgaggaaTTCATTTTAATTAGAAATGACTAAATGCAAAACATTGAATAGACCGTAGAGATAGTTTAATATAGTGTACTGAGAGTTGCTATGATCTGTTTTTAATGATCTCCCCCTGCAATCAAAGGGGATCTGGAAACATGCTCtattagaaagaaaaacctaGAACGTGAACAGCTCTTTTcagtaaagcaaaaaataaatgccAGAGTTTCACACAGAAAAACTGTTTAAAATcaagaatattaaatattgtatttaaataatctttttaaaaattagtagcCTTTCTGGATACTCATGTACCACTTATTGCTCTAGGCCTCAATTAATATGAGAAAACTACTAGGTTTCAACAAACAAGGGTTCTATGCCAGGGATATGGTGATCATTATAATGGGATACTTTTTCCAATCCTTGTATCTACTGCAGTACCTATCAATGTAGGACAATgacttcattttggttttttctggttttttttgtttttaagattttatttatttatttgacagagagagatcacaagtaggcagagaggcaggcagagagagagagaggaggaagcagactccctgctgagcagagagcctgatgcgggactcgatcccaggaccctgagatcatgacctgagccgaaggcagcggcttaatccattgagccacccaggcgtcccttctgtttttgttttttaaatttaattttatttatttatttgacagagagaaatcataagtaggcagagaggtaggcagagagagaggaagggaagcagactccctgctgagcagagagcccgatatggggcttggtcccaggaccccgggatcatggcccgagccgaaggcagaggctttaacccactgagcctcgcAGGCGCCCCAATGACTCCATTTTGAATAAATTAACTCCGTGGCCTCAACCAGGTAAGCTGATTAGAAATATGGGTTTCACATAAGGACCACTGTTTTACATGCCTGGCATCCAGAATCCACCTTCTAGAAGACTCTAATTTTCCAGGGAAAACTGTCCAAGCATGAGAATATAATTTGGTCCTGGTGATTCGATTAACAACTGAATGATTCAAAGATAAGCAAGATCCAGGCCAAGTCAAGCCTAACAGACAGCATTGAGATTGGCAAAAAACATGCTTTCCTTTGGGGCTGCTGAGCTGGTTGAATGTAAACATGGAGAGCATTAGCCTGAgaatgaattttgttttaaacatttatttatttatttagagtgcacacatgcaagcaggaggaggggcaaagggagaaagaaatggaaaaaattgtaAGCAGATCACCCACAgagcgcagagcccaactcaAGAGAGGCTTAATCTCATGGATTAATCCAGTCGGACGCCCaatggattgagccacacaggtgtgcTTTGGCTTTTTATCATTTCCAATTAAAAGTTATATCTACCAAAATTTACTTAACAATgtccaaattattttaaactctAAAATTCCATgagtctaaatttaaaaaaagatgttagaaGTAAAAGAATCTATTATTGGCTGAAATATCTATGCTAACAATGTTTACAAAATTAATATGTGTGTTTAAGTAGAAGAAAAATGGACCATGGAATTGAATGACTAAATATAATCCTGATTCTGCCAACTTGGAATAAcaatctctctgggcctccatgaATATGAGAATATGAGAAACAGAAAGACTAGTTGACCTTTAAACTCTTACAAAGTCCTTGATTTTAAGCATTATAAGAAAATTGTCATTCTTAGTTAATTTGACTGTAAATGAAGTGATGATCCTTCATTAACTTATTCCTCCATCAAACATTTAGAGTGTCTATTGTTTACCATGCACTGTACCTGGCACGAGAAGTCAGGGAGGAGTAAAACTCTGCCCCCACTACCAAGGAGTTCACAGTCTAGCAGGGCAGAAAAGCATCTAAACAACCAGATAATTAAcctatgtggaaaaaaaaaaaattcaagtatatATGAAGTACAAAAATAGCCTAGGACTGACTGATCATCTGGGAAGAGTGGAAAAAAACTTCAAAAGGCAATGATGtttgaaatgtgttttaaagatgaaaagtaaGTCAAATCAAGAGGAACAGGATAATCCTAGACTGAAGAAGTTATTTCTCAAGGGTTTTATAAGCAGTTCAATACTGATGGAGCACAAGCCAGATGTAAAGAGCTTTTCAAGGATTATGAAGGGTTCCACATTCTATGCTAAACTGGAATTTACCTTGTAAGCATCAAGAAGACCCTGTAAggatttttaaaggagaaaaatttatagataattttaaTGTACTATTTTTCTATTAGAGTTCAAATAAGCATTTAGTATTCCAAAAATCTGAACATACAAATTATCTTTATGAAGCCAgagaaaaaattcatttaattatgtaattatgcCTTTTAAAACAGTATCTGCCTGGCATAATCATCTAATAAATTATAGTCAGCATTTGATAAATATCTGATGAAGGAACTGCGGTAACCAGACTGATATGAGTGGACGTGGTGCTTAataataaagatcttaaaatgaAGAATGGGAAAAAGGTCAAGTTTTTAAAGGTTCCTTTCAAGGCACAAGGGGACATAATCCCCTTCCTCAAAAGTAGacaaccttggggcgcctgggtggctcagtgggttaagcttctgccttcagctcaggtcatgatctcagggtcctgggattgagccctgcatcaggctctctgctcagcagaaagcctgctttccccttctctcttgcccgcctctctgcctacttatgatcgctctgtcaaataaataaataaataaaatcttaaaaaaaaaaaaaaaagtagacaaccTTTCTGTTAAAATGACTTTCTCCCTTCTACATAACCTGTCCACGACTTTTAGAAAGcctctattcttttctttcccaacaCCCTTCTCTTTATTTGATAGTCATATGAGAATCCCAATCGTTACTGTAGTCCAGTCTTCTCGGACACAGTCCAAGACTAAGTTAATTATCTTTTCCAAAATTATAAACTCTAACTCCACTTCAAAATTTCAGGAATCCTCTCATGTTCAAATTCGAAAATGCTCATAACCATTTCAACATCAAACGTTACCAGATCATTTCTATAATACTCACTGCTACAATCCCAGAGCACACTTTCATCACTTTAAATCTACACTAATACAGCTCTACTCTCTCTATTCTATTCTCTATTCTAATCTAATTAAAGCAAGGAGCACAGAATTTAGTATTACTTAAGTTCAGATGTATTTAATATGTGTGCTCATTCTAGGGCCTTAatcatatgtttttgtttgttccttaTTAAAGGgatgatttctcactgtcaacaAGGTCTGTCACCAGATGAGGGTTCGTATAAAATCAGTGCGGCAGACCCGGGGTAACAAATTCAACCAACACTTTCTGATCTTATCTTCCTTCCCCAATTCCAGTGAAACTTGAAGCGACAGGGAGGAATGATGGATGGGCCAAACGGGTGGGGAATGCTGGGGCCCAGAGGCGGGGGCCTCACTTCCGATTGCCACGCTACACCAAGAAACCCAAAAGGCCTTCGAGATCTTCCACAACCCACAAGGAAAAGTGCATCAGACACCAATGCTTCTCGGGTTATCCCCAAGagcaaagacacaaaaataaagtgcTCTGAAAAACAGTCCCTCACTTGTTCAGGACTCACCTGTCAGAAGCGGCGTGGACGGCGCCATCTTGTCCCGGAAAGAGAAATCCACCCGCTTGGGTCAGAGTTCACGAGGGCCAAACCCGGCCCCAACACGTCTCTTCAAGCGTGGAAACCGCGCAGAGTTGTTTCCGGTATCACAAGCCTCGGGGCCAATTCACTTCCGGTTGGAGAGAGTAGCGGAAAGGAGCCCGAAAGCGCACGCGCAGCTCCGGGGCAACACTTTTAAGAGCGTCGGGAGGCTAGGCTTCGTATTCCCTTTTCTGTTTCAGCAGGCGGAGCCCGCGCTTCCGCGGGGCGGAGCCCCTTCTGTGCTGACGTTGGCAGCCGAACCCGAAGTAGTTCGAGGTTACGGACGGCACTGCCCGGTTGTTGCGTtgcatttccttcctctttcactCCACGCTCCCGGCGGCGGCCAGAGCGGCGGCGCAAGAATATTCCGGCGGCCCGCTGTCGTCTCGCGCGCCCGCCTTCGGCCGGCCAGTCCGGCGTCGTCAGTCAGTCGGCGGCCCGCGCCCCGCTAGCGCTCGGCACTCGTGCTCTCTTAGCCCAGGCCCAGCGGCCGGAGCTAGTGCCCCGCTTGAGAGCCTCCTAGCTCCGGCGGCGCAGGCACCGGGAGCAGAGCGTCGCGGCGGCCCAAGGGGAGGCGAGCGTGCGCGTCCAGGGGGTGCCGGGGGCAGGTGGTGGGGCCGCGAAGATGGTCGCCAAGCAGCGAATCCGTATGGCCAACGAGAAGCACAGCAAGAACATCACCCAGCGCGGCAACGTAGCCAAGACCTCGGTAAGGAACGGGCAGGCGCCCCTCGGTCCGCCAGCCCAGGCTCAGGCCCGGGTCGTAGGGCCGCGTCGAGTTCTCCCCGAGACCCGAGGCTAGGGGACCGGGGCCGCGAGCTGGCGGGGGCAGGCTGGAGCGCGGTGGGGGAGGTTCGGGAAAGTGGGTGCCGGAGCTTGGTGGTTCGGGAACGCAGGGGAAACCTGTGAATTGAGAAGACCCGGCCACCTGGACCGAGGTGTAGGCTGCAGGAGCCCGGGGTCGGAGCGGGGTTTTGCATTTGAAAAGGGAATCTTCATTTTTACAGAGAAATGCTCCCGAAGAGAAGGCGTCTGTAGGACCCTGGTTATTGGCtctcttcatttttgttgtttgtggTTCTGGTAAGTGTTTGGGGGCTACCATTGGGTAGGGCTTTGGATGTACGGTTTGGGATGACGTGGTGACCCATAAGTAGTGACTCCTACCAACGTAGTTCTCAGTTTACCTGCCGGGAGCCCCACAAAAGTCTCCCTTCATCTGAACCGAATTACTTGCCCCACATATGCACAGAGGGTGGTGCTCCAGAAACTTCTCACAGGTTGATTTGTGCTCACAGGAGATCAGAAAAAGAGGTCAGGTCCTTAGTTAGTAATGATCAAGTTGGAAGAAATTTagaccaaaacaaaaaagactcacGGAATGAGAATTCAGAATGTTCGCAGCCTCATTATCGATACATTTGCAAAAAAGCTTAGGAACATGATGTATGTTATGGACGTTGAACTTAGTTTAATGTGTCCCAGAGTCTAATGTCTTAATGTCAGAATTGggtatcttttataaaataaagaaagctcTTGAAAAGAATTGATTCTGTATAAAGAAAACGGATCTGACTGGCAacttaatatatgaaataaatgtttttagattAAAGAAACGTTTGACATAtggtaggaaaaataaattatcaggTTAACCTGCTGTTAAAGTAATAGATTCTTGTCTCTACAAATTACAGAatatcttttcctctcttcatttatcttcatttattaatATGCAAATTGTTGCATATTAAGTTGTTGATATTGAagtacacatttttgttttttacattctgATATTCTAAAGTTACTGAGGTTTCTCTTAAACATTTCGCTTTGCCTCCTTCCTAAACTTACTAGTTAGAAGCTTTCTTGATAAATGGCTAAGAGCCAAGCAATTTACATAACCTAAGGATTATCAAATTTCAGCTTTGTGAGAATGAGGAAACATGCTTATATTACAGGCCAGGCCTTAGAAGGACACTTAATATTTTGGGGATAAATCAGAATAATTCTATGCTAGAAAACCTGTTTGCTTTGGTGCTTGAAGTTCTTTCTGAAATGATTGCGTATTGCAAA harbors:
- the SERP1 gene encoding stress-associated endoplasmic reticulum protein 1 is translated as MVAKQRIRMANEKHSKNITQRGNVAKTSRNAPEEKASVGPWLLALFIFVVCGSAIFQIIQSIRMGM